In Gemmatimonadaceae bacterium, one DNA window encodes the following:
- a CDS encoding type II toxin-antitoxin system prevent-host-death family antitoxin — protein sequence MTSVGIRELKNNLSRYVRLAGAGKRVIVTDRGRVVAELVPPAAARPTVSRYDELIASGVIRPALEQGDPLADFPRLRLPPGTAATMIEEDRGDG from the coding sequence ATGACCTCCGTTGGCATTCGTGAGCTGAAAAACAACCTCAGTCGCTACGTGCGCCTGGCCGGCGCGGGCAAACGGGTGATTGTCACCGACCGCGGCCGCGTCGTCGCTGAGCTGGTGCCGCCCGCCGCGGCGCGGCCAACAGTGTCGCGTTACGACGAGCTGATTGCGTCAGGGGTAATCCGCCCGGCGCTGGAGCAAGGCGATCCTCTTGCGGACTTCCCACGCTTGCGACTACCGCCAGGAACAGCCGCCACAATGATCGAAGAAGATCGTGGCGATGGCTAA
- a CDS encoding type II toxin-antitoxin system VapC family toxin, whose product MAKTSSGKETPARKAARVAERLREPTVYVESSALLAALLEGDASAIQRMRAADRLVTSALTFAEANRALARARVSGRLSEAEERDAIRGLLTFRRRCEIVDVSDEVLVRAGRPFPIEPIRTLDAIHIATAELLGEPPQVVMFVTRDKRVSENARSLGYLIG is encoded by the coding sequence ATGGCTAAGACGTCGTCGGGTAAGGAGACCCCTGCTCGCAAGGCAGCACGTGTAGCAGAAAGGCTGCGCGAGCCGACGGTGTACGTAGAATCGAGTGCTCTCCTGGCGGCGTTGCTGGAAGGTGACGCGTCGGCTATTCAAAGGATGCGTGCGGCGGACCGCCTGGTCACTTCGGCGCTGACGTTCGCAGAAGCAAATCGCGCACTGGCTCGTGCACGAGTTTCGGGCAGGCTCAGTGAAGCGGAGGAGCGCGACGCAATTCGTGGCTTGCTGACTTTTCGACGCCGATGCGAAATCGTCGATGTATCGGACGAAGTTCTGGTGCGGGCGGGTCGGCCATTTCCGATCGAGCCGATACGAACGCTCGATGCGATCCATATCGCGACTGCCGAACTGCTCGGCGAACCGCCTCAGGTGGTGATGTTTGTCACGCGCGACAAGCGAGTCTCCGAGAATGCGCGTTCGCTCGGCTATCTAATCGGCTAG